In Marispirochaeta aestuarii, the genomic window GGCCCTTGAGTTCAGCGATGAATATATGGACCGGTACCGGAATACCGGAGGTTTTGATATTATCGGTTCCGGTCGGACCAAGCTCGAAACCGAGGAACAGTTCGATACCTGTATAGAGGTGTGCAAAAAACGGAATATCAGCGCCCTTGTCATTATAGGCGGAGACGATTCCAACACCAACGCGGCGGTCCTGGCGGAGTATTTTCAGCAGAAGAAAGCCTCCATTCAGGTAATCGGGGTTCCCAAGACCATCGACGGCGACCTGAAGAACGAACATATCGAGACCTCCTTCGGCTTCGACACCGCAACCAAGACCTACTCAGAACTGATCGGAAACATCGAGCGGGACGCCAACTCCGCAAAAAAATACTGGCATTTCATCAAACTGATGGGAAGAAGCGCCTCCCACATCGCCCTGGAGTGCGCCCTTCAGACCCGTCCCAATGTGGCGATCATCTCCGAAGAGGTGGAAGAGAAAAAACAGACCCTGGATCAGGTGGTGGGAAACATTATCGACACCATTGTAACGAGGGCGGAAAAGGGAGAGAACTTCGGGGTCGTCCTGGTTCCTGAAGGGCTTATCGAGTTTATCCCGGAAATGAAGACCCTTATCGGAGAGCTGAACGATCTTCTCGCGGAACACCAGGCCTATTACGCTACCCTGAACACCTTTGAAGACCAGTCGGAATGGATCAACAAGAACCTCTCCAGGGAGTCCTCCTACGTGTTCTCTTCCCTGCCGAACAATATTCAGCGACAGCTCCTGATGGACCGGGATCCCCACGGAAACGTCCAGGTCTCCCGGATTGAAACCGAGAAACTGCTGATCGAAATAATCGAGGACAGGCTCCGGGAGATGAAGACCGAGGGCAGGTACTCCGGGAAGTTCTCCCATCAGCACCACTTCTTCGGCTACGAAGGACGCTGTGCCTTTCCCTCGAACTTTGACGCCGACTACTGCTACTCCCTGGGCTTCAACGCCTTTGTTCTTATTGCCAACGGACTGACCGGGTATATGTCGTCGGTGAAAAACCTGTCGAAGCCCGCCAGCGAGTGGATCGCCGGGGGAATTCCGGTGACCATGATGATGAACCTGGAGCAGCGTCACGGCAAAAAGAAACCCGTTATCCGCAAGGCCCTGGTGGAGCTCGACGGAAAACCCTTCAAGGCCTTCGCTGCAGAGAGGGAAACCTGGGCGGTGGAGACAAGCTTTGCATATCCCGGGGCAATCCAGTACTACGGTCCCGACGAGGTATGCAATCAGCCCACCATGACCTTGAAGATCGAACACAAATAGCAGATATTTTTCTGAACAAACCTGCCGGCCTCCGTGGAAGGGGCCGGCTTTTTTTCAGCTTTTCAAGGGCGGCTCTAAAACCCTTTTAGAACTGCCTTAAGCAATTACCCCTGGCTTTATGAATCCGGCGTTGGCGGCTGCACAGTCCCTTGCCGTCTCCAGGGCCCGGGCAAAGCCCTCATCCTTCGCCAGGCTGTGGGACAATCCGGCGGTAAAAGCGTCGCCGCAGCCTATGGTGTTCACCGGCGTAATCTGACGGGCCGGCTGTCGGATCAGTTCCTTTCCGTCCCAGCCCAGGGCTCCGCGGGCACCAAGGGTCAGCACCGTGAGGGATCCGTATTCGCGGTGGATCCGTTTCATCTCTTCTACGGCATACTCAAGGACCTTGTCATCCTCTTCGTGCTCCTCCACCGCGAGCTCCGGGAGGAAGGTCGCACAGAACTCGCTGAGGTTCGGCTTTATCAGGCCAGGACCGAAGGGCAGACAGGCACGAAGGTCGGCGCCTTTTATATCCAGCACACTGTACACTCCGAGGGCGGAAGCCTTTTTCACCATCCAGGGATAGAGATCACCGCTGTAGCCGGGTGCTTTGGTTCCCGAGATAATCAGGAAATCGCAGTCCATAATACGCTTCGCAAACTCCTCCCGCACCATACTGTCCGTATCCGGGCCCACGGGCCCTGCATCTGCTATAAGCTCGGTGGTACTGCCCTTTTCCCTGCTTAAAAGGGTTACGCAGGTGCGAATCTGGGAAGCGGATTCCACGGCCGCCAGAATAAGACCGTCCTCACGGCACATGGCCAGGAACCTCTCCCGGTCCTCTCCTCCGGCGTGGGTAAGATGGACAACCTCGTCCTCCAGCTGGGTCAGGACCCGGGCGACATTGACGCCTTTTCCGGAGGCATGAAGAAAATGAGTATGCGTCCGGTTGACCCGGTTTTCCTTCCAGGACTCGAAGAGCAGGGTCCGCTGCATTACAGGATTCAGACTTACCGCAAGAAAGCGTTTATGCGGCATCTAAAGACGCTCCAGAAATATTTCCGCCACCTCTTTTTCACTGAACAGGACGGGGCTCTCCTTCATGCCGGTCGCCCCTGCCAGTTCGACAAGTTCATCCGCCGTAAACCCGTACTCTCCGAAGCCCGGCAGCCCGGAATCCTCCAGCCAGCCGTCCAGGAGCTCTGCCAGATCATCAACCTCGCTGTTCAGAGCCTCGGCGGCTTTTTCAAGCTTCCGTATCAGCAGGCGCTGCTCCTGCGCCCTTGCCCGCATCAGGATACGCCTGACGGTGCCGGGAAGCAGCAGCCCGCAGACCAGACCGTGGGGAATCTCCCGGGCCGCACCAATCGGGCTCGCGGCGCCGTGAATCATTCCAAGCCCGGCATTGGCCAGCACCACTCCGGAAAGATAGGCCGCATAGCCCATCTTTCCCCGGGCACTGACATTTCCCGGATTCTGCAGCAGGGCAGGAAACGCCCGCCCGGCAGCCACCAGCCCCGAGACCGCCAGGGCATCGGTAAAAGAGCTTGACCCGGTGGACATAAGGGCTTCCATGAGCTGGGTAATCGCATCCAGTCCTGCCGCGGCGCTGACTCCCAGGGGAGCATCGACTGCCAGAAGAGGATCTATAAGCGCCAGCTTCGGTACAAAGTTGTCGTGCCGCAGGGACTTTTTGAAACCGCCGATTTCGCTCAGGACGGCGTTCTTTGTGGCTTCCGAGCCGGTTCCGGCGGTTGTCGGGACAGCATATACAGGGAGACTGGCTCCGGAGGGGACCGTACTGCCTACGCCTTCCAGAAAATCCTTGACGCTCCGCTTTCCGGCGGCACCGGGTTCCGCCAGCATTGCGGCCACAGCCTTTGCGGCATCGATAACACTGCCGCCTCCCAGTGCGATAATCAGGCCGGGTTTGTTTTCAGACCAGGTGTTGACTATATCATCAACAATACGCGGAGAAGGCTCTCCGGAGACAGGCACTTCAACGAACTCGATGTCCCGGGAACTCAGCTCGCGGCACAGCCTGTCGCCCCAACGGGACCAGACCGCCCGGCCATGCACAATTCCGATCCGTCTGACGGATGATTCGGCTACCAGATCGGGAAGTTTTTCAAAAGCCCCCTCTTCTATCAGCAGCCGGGGCAGGGCCGCAACTTTTAGCGTTTTCATAGGTACCAGTATAGGGTAAGCCGGCGGAGAGTGTCAAAAGAGGAAGCGAAGGGAAAAACCCTGGCCGTGTATCCCCTCTTTAGGCCAAGACATGCTACAATACCTTCGGTTATGGAAAAACAGGAAAACTATAGGCGTCCAAGCTGGGACGAGTATTTCATGGAAGTGTGTGATGCCATTGCCAAGCGGGCAACCTGCGACCGGGGACGCTCCGGCTGTGTTATCGCCAGGGACCGCCAGCTCCTGGTAACAGGCTACGTGGGATCACCGGTTGGGTTTCCCCACTGCGACGAGGTGGGACACCAGATAAAGAAACTGGTACACGAGGACGGCAGCGTAAGCCAGCACTGCATGAGGACCGTCCACGCGGAGCAGAACGCCATCTGTCAGGCTGCCCGACGGGGTGTGGCCCTCGACGGAGCTACCCTCTACTGCACCATGACCCCCTGCCGCACCTGCGCCATGCTGATTATCAACTGCGGGATCAGGCGGGTGGTCTGCAAGCGGAAATATCATGCGGGGGCAGAGTCGGAAGAATTTTTTCGCCGTGCCGGAATTCAGCTGGATTATTTCAGCGAGGATACCGAGAGCTACGACAGGCAGAGCTGATCGCCAGCTTTCCTCTCTATTCCGGCAGGGTGTAGCGCCTCTTTTCAGGCTCCTCATGGGGCCTGTAATAGACTGCCACGTTTCCGATGATACGGACAAGCCGGGCATCGACGCCCCGGGCCAGTTCCGCGGCAATCGTTTTACGGTCCTCCTTGTAGTCAACAAAACGCAGCTTTACAAGCTCATGAGCCCGTAAAGCCTCCTCCAGGGCCTTTATCAGCTGAGGGGTTGCCCCCTCTTTTCCCAGCATCACCACCGGTTTAATAAGACTTGCCTTGGCGCTCAAGAATTTACGCGCCCCACTGTTCAGTTCCTCAGCCATTGTATTATTCATTCCTGTCTGTCAGATTATTCGGAAACACGATGGGCGTCCATCCCGCCGGGTCTGCCATATCTGCGGCAATGAGTCCCAGGTCGACCTGGTCCGTAAGCTCCGCAACAACATAAGCTTTGCCTGCATGGGTGTAGCGCGCACCCCCTCCGCTTACATCCACCGCCCCCAGGGCGTGGGCGTACTTCTCGGAGACCAGGAGAATAGCGTCTATATCGAAGGAATGCAAGAGGATTACGTACAAGAGTCCCAGGGAGTCACAGTCTCCGGAAGAGCTCACCACGGCCTGGACGGGATCGACAAAATCGCTGAAGGTACCTGAGCGTCGATAGGTAAAGCTCTGCAGCCAGACAAGGAGTTCCTCCGCTATTTCCCGGGCTTCCCTGGCCGAGGGATTCCGGGGAAAAATCTCATGCAGCGCGAGGGTCAGGGGCTCAAGGCCGGCGACGGAATCCCGGTAGAGGACACGAAAAAAACGTTCCCAGGCGGCTACACTTCCCGCGGCCCCCAGAATACGGGCCTCCCTTTCGGTCACGTAGGAAGCGGTCTCTACCTCTCCCTGATCGAGGCGGACAGTTTTTCTTGTTCCTGCGACAGCTATTTCCACAGAGCTTCTGCGGCCGCCGGAAAAGAGCCGGTCAAAGGAGGCGACGGGTCCCGGAAGTCTGTCAGTCAGCGCAAGGGGAGAATAGGAATCCATGGCGGAGAGGATCAGATCGTTATACGCGCCAAGCTGCTCACTGTCGCTGAAGCCGAGAAGAACGACCGGGTCCAGTCCGGAGGATGGATCTGTAAATGCGAAAAGATAGCCGGAAAAGGAAAAGCCCCCGGTGCGGAAATCGACGGTTCCAAAATAGGCCTCCCCTGAGGCGTAGGAGAAACGAGTTCCTTCACCCTCCGCTCCCAGTCTGCCTTCCGTCTCCGAAACCAGGGCATCCAGTCCGGAAAATCCGGGAAAGCGTTTGATCTGCAGGTAGGCGCCCTCACCGCTGAAGGCGAAAGTCAGTTTCTCAGACTCCTGTCCGAGGATCCCCCAGCCTTCGGGGGGATCGATGAAACTCCCGAAGGGTCCCAGGGCAATCTGTTCAGCCGGCAGGACAGCCGGCAGCAGTACGAGAATCAGTACGACCAGAAAAGAACGCCGCATTACAGTAGATCCAGCCACAGTTCAAGCCCCTCCTCTTCCGGCTTCCCGGGCCTCAATGGCGGAACGTATGGCGTTATACCGCTCCTCATTGATCGGGTAAAAGATCAGCACCAGGATGGAGAGCAGAAAAACCACCGCCGGCAGCGGACCAAGAAGGAGCTTGATGGCCCCCAGGGAGGCGGCGTTCTGTACAATGTCCGCCTGAAAGCCCGCGATGCCCAGCATCCAGCCGATAATACCGTTCGCAAGGCCCTGTCCCGTCTTTGTCAGCAGGGTCCAGGTACCGTAAAAAGCCCCCTCCTTGCGGATCCCCGTATCAAGATAATCCTGGTCGATGGCGTCGGGCACCATGGCATAGGGGGTGGGAAAAACAAAGCCGTTGCCGATCCCCGCGACGGCAAAGATGAGCAGAGCTCCTCCGGTACCCACCCCTTCTCCGACAAAATAGAAGACAAAGAGGGCGACGGCGAAAATTCCCAGCCCTATGGCGTAGGTCGCTTTTTTGCCGATCCTTCTGGATATCAGTACGCTTACCGGAATCGAGGGAATTGAGACAATCAGAAGCAGTCCCAGGGCCAGGGTGGTAGCCCCTTCGTTATTGTACACATACTTGAAGTAATAGACCATGATTCCTGAGACGATGGTGATCGCCAGGATATGGAGTACGTAGGCAAAGGTTATAAGCAGATATGGTTTGCAGGCAAAAACCTTCAGATACGAGGCGACAATCCCCTCCCCTTTGGGAATCTCCCTGGTTCCGTGCTCAGGCTCCCGGACTGCAAGAAAGGTCACCAGGGCGCTCAAGGCCATTATGATTCCGAAGATGATTCCCACCGCGCTGAAGCCCTTCTCCACTGTATCGAAAGCGTCCCGCAAAGGAAGAACCGCCACTGCTCCGATCAGGGTCCCGAAGAGGGCGAAGACAAAACGGTAGCCGTTCAGGGAGCTCCTCTCCCGGTAATCCGTGGTCAGCTCCGGTGTGAGGGCCGCGTAAGGAACGATGACAACCGTGTAGGCGGTACCCAGAAGACAATAGGCCAGCAGGGCCCACCAGAAGAGTGACATCTGACTCTCAAGAAAGGATGGTACGCTGAACATGAAGATCATCGCCAGGGCGAGAGGAACTGATCCGAATAGCAGATAGGGTCTGCGTCGTCCCCAGCGGCTGCGGGTTCGATCGCTCAGGACCCCCACCGCGGGATCGGTGACGGCGTCCCATATTCTCCCGATCATGACCACCGTTCCCGCCAGGGCGGCGGAAAGGTGTACCGTATCGGTAAGGTAGTTCATAAGCCAGAAGGCAATAACGGTAAAGTAGAGGTTTCCCCCCAGATCGCAAACACCGAAACCAAGCTTGGTTCTCAAAGACAGCTTCTGTTCTTTCATATACCTGTATCATATACCCCGCCGCTGGGGCTAACAAGCATGGACGTCAGGAAAATCAGGTATAGCGTCGGAGAATCGCCTGTACCGAACCCAGATAGGAAGCGCCGAAAAGGTTCAGGTGATTAAGCATATGATACAGATTGTAGGCATCCCGGCGCCGGCGGTAACCGGACTTAAGAGGATACGCCTCGTTATACGCGGAATAGAAGGAGGGTTTGAAACCGCCAAAGAGTTCGGTCATGGCAAGGTCAGCCTCCCTGTGGCCGTAGTAGACTGCTGGATCTATCAGGACCGGTTCCCCCCTGTCTCCAATCATGTAGTTTCCTCCCCAGAGGTCACCGTGGAGCAGGGAGGGCATCTCGGGTTCGATGAGAATCTCGGGGATCCTGGACATAAACTTTTCGCACTCCCCGGCGGTACCGGTGTCCATGCGTCCCCGGCTGATGGCAAGTTCGAGCTGAAAACCGATCCTTCTTCGGGCGAAAAACTCGAGCCAGTCGGGCATCCAGCCGTTCCTCTGCTCCGTGGCCCCGATATGGTTATCCCCGTCAAAACCGAAGCCTTTATCGGTACCTGCCCGGTGCAGGATCGCCATCTGTCGCCCGAAGAGCTCCCAGAAATCCCTGCCCTTTACCCCGGGGGAGATAAACTCGAGGATCAGTATCTGATCAGTGCCGTCATCATGAAAACCCAGTACCCCGGGAACTCTTGGGCCTCCGGAAACCGCCAAAGCCTCCAGACCCGCGGCTTCAGCGGCAAAGAGTCCGGAATGACTGCTCCTGTTCCGTTTTACGAAGAGCTTTTCACCTCCGGAAAGCGCATACTCCTCTGCATTATTTATACAGCCCCCTCCGAGACCGCGGCGGGAACTCACCCGGGAATCGTTTCCGAAGAGCTCCCGTATCCGGGCTGAAAGATATTCGTCACAGCTGACTTTTGTCACTGGACCAGGGCTCCGGAGATAATATGGTCAAGAAGACTGTCAGTGGTACGATCAACCATTCTGAAGACCTCGGAAAAACCGCTTCTTCCGCCATAATAGGGATCCGGAACATCCCCGGGACCCTCGGGATCAAATTCCCGGAAGAGCCGAATCCGGGAAAGATACCGGCTGTTGCCGTTGACAGCCATTTCCTTCAGGGACTCATAGTTCGTTCGGTCCATGGCGAGGATTATATCGTAGCGGGAAAAATCCTCAGGGATGAACTGCTCCGCCCTGCTGATGGATTTGATTCCGTGACTGGCCAGTTCCTGCCGCATCCGCGAATCCGCAGGTTCCCCGACGTGATACGCAATGGTTCCGGAAGAGGCAACCCTGACCCTCTGATCCAGGCCTCTCTCCCGGAGTTTATGAACCAGAACCGCATGGGCCGCCGGAGACCGGCAGACATTGCCCATGCAGACAAACATGACATTGAAGCTTCGATTACTCATACTCGTTATAAGGTAGCAAATCAGAGGCGGGCTGTTAAGCTGAAACTGAAAAATTATACCCTTCAGCGCAGCAGGGGCTCTCCGGGAATAAAGGAAATCTCCCCCAGGGCATCCCGTGGCCGGGACCACACTCCTCCCCGGGGACTGTATTCGAAGGGAGTAAAGCCGGCCTTGTAGCACATGAAGGGATTGTCATGAACATAGTATCCGAGGTAAAGGTATTTTCTTCCCGTTGCAGCGGCCAGCTGGATAAGATGGATGATGGAGAGCTTCCCCGGACTTACCCGGGCATAATCCCTGTCGTCGTAGTAGGTATATACTGCAGAAAGGCTGCTCGGCACCTGGTCAAAATGGGCGACTGCGACAAGACGCTTACCGTCCCGAAGGGTCAGGATACGGGAAACAGGGTGTTCGGTGAAAAAGCTCTCCCGGAAGATTCGGATATCCGACTGCTCCCCGTCCCCGAAACGTCTCTTGTGCAAATTATAGAGATCAAAAGCCTCCTGAATCGAAGGAGGATCATTGATACGGAGTTCAAGGAACACTGATTTGTTCAGGAGCCTCCGCCATGAACGGTGGAGGGAGATGCCCGTGACCCCGACACGCAGGGGTATGCAGCGTGAACAGACACCGCAGTCGGGGCGAAAATAATAGTTCCCGAAATGCCGGTAGCCATGGGCCAGAAGGGTTTCGTGCTCTTCGGGACCTATGCTGTAGGTAATGAACTGCTCCATACGGGCGGTTTTTCCTTCGAGATAGGGACAGGGGTAAACCGCTGTATCAAGCAAGGCTGCACGCATGCCGGGATCTCCTGCTTAAATGGAACACTCTGAGAGTATAAAAGATTTTCCTGATCAGTGGGAATGCCCTCTCGTCAAAAGGGAAAAAAACAGCTACATTAAAGATTATTATTTGTGTAATCTATATTCAAAAGGAGACGGCCCATGCCTCTTAACATACCCGACAAACTGCCTGCATACGATGTTCTCACCGGGGAAAACATCTTTGTCATGACCCATTCCCGGGCAGTACATCAGGATATCCGCCCCCTGCGTATAGGCCTGCTGAACCTGATGCCCCTGAAAATAGAGACAGAGGTTCATCTGCTCAGACTCCTTTCCAATACGCCCCTGCAGGTGGAGATAGATCTGGTTCATACCGCCACCTACCGTTCGACCCATACCCCGGAATCTCATCTGGAAACCTTCTACACAACCTTCGAAGAGATAAAGGATAAAAAATACGACGGTTTCATTATAACCGGAGCTCCGGTGGAGCAGATGGAATTTGAGGACGTGGCCTACTGGAAAGAACTTACAGAGATAATGGACTGGGCAAAAAAGCACGTTACCAGCACCCTCTATATCTGCTGGGCAGCCCAGGCAGGACTCTACTATAACTATTCGGTACCCAAGTATCCTCTGGACAAAAAGATGTTCGGGATTTTTTCCCACACCGTTACAGCTCCC contains:
- a CDS encoding fructosamine kinase family protein — its product is MTKVSCDEYLSARIRELFGNDSRVSSRRGLGGGCINNAEEYALSGGEKLFVKRNRSSHSGLFAAEAAGLEALAVSGGPRVPGVLGFHDDGTDQILILEFISPGVKGRDFWELFGRQMAILHRAGTDKGFGFDGDNHIGATEQRNGWMPDWLEFFARRRIGFQLELAISRGRMDTGTAGECEKFMSRIPEILIEPEMPSLLHGDLWGGNYMIGDRGEPVLIDPAVYYGHREADLAMTELFGGFKPSFYSAYNEAYPLKSGYRRRRDAYNLYHMLNHLNLFGASYLGSVQAILRRYT
- a CDS encoding 1-phosphofructokinase family hexose kinase, translated to MPHKRFLAVSLNPVMQRTLLFESWKENRVNRTHTHFLHASGKGVNVARVLTQLEDEVVHLTHAGGEDRERFLAMCREDGLILAAVESASQIRTCVTLLSREKGSTTELIADAGPVGPDTDSMVREEFAKRIMDCDFLIISGTKAPGYSGDLYPWMVKKASALGVYSVLDIKGADLRACLPFGPGLIKPNLSEFCATFLPELAVEEHEEDDKVLEYAVEEMKRIHREYGSLTVLTLGARGALGWDGKELIRQPARQITPVNTIGCGDAFTAGLSHSLAKDEGFARALETARDCAAANAGFIKPGVIA
- a CDS encoding low molecular weight protein-tyrosine-phosphatase, giving the protein MSNRSFNVMFVCMGNVCRSPAAHAVLVHKLRERGLDQRVRVASSGTIAYHVGEPADSRMRQELASHGIKSISRAEQFIPEDFSRYDIILAMDRTNYESLKEMAVNGNSRYLSRIRLFREFDPEGPGDVPDPYYGGRSGFSEVFRMVDRTTDSLLDHIISGALVQ
- a CDS encoding MFS transporter — protein: MKEQKLSLRTKLGFGVCDLGGNLYFTVIAFWLMNYLTDTVHLSAALAGTVVMIGRIWDAVTDPAVGVLSDRTRSRWGRRRPYLLFGSVPLALAMIFMFSVPSFLESQMSLFWWALLAYCLLGTAYTVVIVPYAALTPELTTDYRERSSLNGYRFVFALFGTLIGAVAVLPLRDAFDTVEKGFSAVGIIFGIIMALSALVTFLAVREPEHGTREIPKGEGIVASYLKVFACKPYLLITFAYVLHILAITIVSGIMVYYFKYVYNNEGATTLALGLLLIVSIPSIPVSVLISRRIGKKATYAIGLGIFAVALFVFYFVGEGVGTGGALLIFAVAGIGNGFVFPTPYAMVPDAIDQDYLDTGIRKEGAFYGTWTLLTKTGQGLANGIIGWMLGIAGFQADIVQNAASLGAIKLLLGPLPAVVFLLSILVLIFYPINEERYNAIRSAIEAREAGRGGA
- a CDS encoding iron-containing alcohol dehydrogenase; the protein is MKTLKVAALPRLLIEEGAFEKLPDLVAESSVRRIGIVHGRAVWSRWGDRLCRELSSRDIEFVEVPVSGEPSPRIVDDIVNTWSENKPGLIIALGGGSVIDAAKAVAAMLAEPGAAGKRSVKDFLEGVGSTVPSGASLPVYAVPTTAGTGSEATKNAVLSEIGGFKKSLRHDNFVPKLALIDPLLAVDAPLGVSAAAGLDAITQLMEALMSTGSSSFTDALAVSGLVAAGRAFPALLQNPGNVSARGKMGYAAYLSGVVLANAGLGMIHGAASPIGAAREIPHGLVCGLLLPGTVRRILMRARAQEQRLLIRKLEKAAEALNSEVDDLAELLDGWLEDSGLPGFGEYGFTADELVELAGATGMKESPVLFSEKEVAEIFLERL
- a CDS encoding GNAT family N-acetyltransferase — protein: MRAALLDTAVYPCPYLEGKTARMEQFITYSIGPEEHETLLAHGYRHFGNYYFRPDCGVCSRCIPLRVGVTGISLHRSWRRLLNKSVFLELRINDPPSIQEAFDLYNLHKRRFGDGEQSDIRIFRESFFTEHPVSRILTLRDGKRLVAVAHFDQVPSSLSAVYTYYDDRDYARVSPGKLSIIHLIQLAAATGRKYLYLGYYVHDNPFMCYKAGFTPFEYSPRGGVWSRPRDALGEISFIPGEPLLR
- a CDS encoding deoxycytidylate deaminase; this encodes MEKQENYRRPSWDEYFMEVCDAIAKRATCDRGRSGCVIARDRQLLVTGYVGSPVGFPHCDEVGHQIKKLVHEDGSVSQHCMRTVHAEQNAICQAARRGVALDGATLYCTMTPCRTCAMLIINCGIRRVVCKRKYHAGAESEEFFRRAGIQLDYFSEDTESYDRQS
- the metA gene encoding homoserine O-acetyltransferase MetA: MPLNIPDKLPAYDVLTGENIFVMTHSRAVHQDIRPLRIGLLNLMPLKIETEVHLLRLLSNTPLQVEIDLVHTATYRSTHTPESHLETFYTTFEEIKDKKYDGFIITGAPVEQMEFEDVAYWKELTEIMDWAKKHVTSTLYICWAAQAGLYYNYSVPKYPLDKKMFGIFSHTVTAPQVPLVRGFDDTFLAPHSRHTEIRKEDIQANPELVLVSESEEAGVFIVSTRSGRDIYVTGHVEYDPLTLKKEYLRDKNKGLEIEPPENYFPSGDETQHPVVRWRSHANLLFSNWLNYYVYQITPFHIEEIS
- a CDS encoding diphosphate--fructose-6-phosphate 1-phosphotransferase, whose protein sequence is MNISPLQEARYKYEPKLPEILKNAVDAIKVSLGDPTQSVADQEELKQLFPNTYGMPVAGFTKGENPGAGKAINVGVILSGGQAPGGHNVIAGLYDGLKKGNKNSKLIGFLGGPSGLTSDEALEFSDEYMDRYRNTGGFDIIGSGRTKLETEEQFDTCIEVCKKRNISALVIIGGDDSNTNAAVLAEYFQQKKASIQVIGVPKTIDGDLKNEHIETSFGFDTATKTYSELIGNIERDANSAKKYWHFIKLMGRSASHIALECALQTRPNVAIISEEVEEKKQTLDQVVGNIIDTIVTRAEKGENFGVVLVPEGLIEFIPEMKTLIGELNDLLAEHQAYYATLNTFEDQSEWINKNLSRESSYVFSSLPNNIQRQLLMDRDPHGNVQVSRIETEKLLIEIIEDRLREMKTEGRYSGKFSHQHHFFGYEGRCAFPSNFDADYCYSLGFNAFVLIANGLTGYMSSVKNLSKPASEWIAGGIPVTMMMNLEQRHGKKKPVIRKALVELDGKPFKAFAAERETWAVETSFAYPGAIQYYGPDEVCNQPTMTLKIEHK
- a CDS encoding YhbY family RNA-binding protein; this translates as MAEELNSGARKFLSAKASLIKPVVMLGKEGATPQLIKALEEALRAHELVKLRFVDYKEDRKTIAAELARGVDARLVRIIGNVAVYYRPHEEPEKRRYTLPE